The following coding sequences lie in one Flavobacterium sediminis genomic window:
- the arfB gene encoding alternative ribosome rescue aminoacyl-tRNA hydrolase ArfB — translation MNKEYIQKELRFKAVRSSGAGGQNVNKVATKVVLNFDVPNSSGLTAEEKALLHEKLTTKISQEGILILSCDEDRSQLKNKGIVTQRFWELLSKSMKRPKVRKATKTPRSAQEKRLQSKKKSSEIKANRKKPNF, via the coding sequence ATGAATAAAGAATACATTCAAAAGGAGTTACGATTCAAAGCTGTAAGAAGCAGTGGCGCCGGAGGTCAGAATGTAAATAAAGTAGCTACAAAAGTCGTTTTAAATTTTGATGTTCCAAATTCTTCGGGACTTACTGCTGAAGAAAAAGCATTACTTCATGAAAAACTGACTACAAAAATATCTCAGGAAGGAATTTTAATTTTATCCTGTGACGAAGACCGGAGCCAACTTAAAAACAAAGGAATTGTTACTCAGCGCTTTTGGGAATTATTATCCAAAAGTATGAAGAGACCTAAAGTCAGAAAAGCGACTAAAACACCCCGATCTGCCCAAGAAAAAAGACTACAATCAAAAAAGAAATCATCTGAAATTAAGGCAAACCGAAAGAAGCCAAACTTTTAG